ACGGGTAAACCGGATTGGTCAGCCAGATGCTCCGCCCAGCGACTTTTGCCGGAACGACTGGGGCCGGTTACCAGGGTGAGATGGGGGTTACGCACCATCGCGCAGCAGGTTTCCCAAGACGGTTCCCAGGTGCTGGGCCAACTGCTGGGGATGCACGCTCAATTCACTCTCGCGCTGGGCCAACCACACCCCCGTCTGCGCGTGCCACCAGACACCGGCTTGCACCAGTGCAAATAAATCCCGCTGTTGTTTCACCCCTTGGGCCAGCAATCCCCCTAGTAATCCTGTCAATACATCGCCACTCCCGCCCCGCGCCAGTCCTGGTGTGCTTTCTGAGTTAATGGCGACTGTTCCATCCGGCTGCGCTATCAAGGTTTTGGCTCCCTTGAGCACCACCGTCGCCTGGGCCATCTGAGCCGCCGTTTGCGCCGCCTGGAGCCGGTTGGTGAGGGAAAGGTCGGGGAATAAACGCTGAAATTCGCCGGCGTGGGGAGTCATCAGCGTCCAAGCTGCGCGGTTTTGCGACCAGGGCGCCAGCAGGTTCAGGGCATCGGCATCCGCTAGCAGGGGTTTATCCGACTGCCACAGGCGCTGGACCACAGGCTGGGCGGCAAGGGTTAAACCAGGGCCAACCGCGATGAAGTCATACTTATCCAGTTCCACCGGCAATTCGGCAATGGCGCCAGCGTCTGTTTCCGGACAGGGAATCACCAAGGCTTCCGGTGTGTGAGATGTGATGAGCCACTGCAAGGATTGGGGAACCGCCACGCTCAGCATGCCCACGCCACTGGCTCGTGCTCCCAAAGCCGACAGCACCGCTGCACCAGCATACGTTCGCGACCCGCACACCAGCAGCAAATGACCACAATGGTACTTATGGGTAACTGTGGGCCGGGGCAAGGGAAGCGCTTGGAGCATGGCTGGAGCCGTTAAACGGTACACAGTTGGTGCATCGCCCAACGCAGTCGCTACGGTCGCCTGGGGAATGTCTAGGTCAATCCGTTCCAATTGCCCCACATAAGGTTGCGCCGCTTCCAGGAACAAACCCACTTTCCATAGCCCCAAACACAGGGTACACGTGGCTTGAACGGCAATAGGCTGTGGTTGACCCGTATCCGTATGCAGTCCCGACGGCAAATCAA
This region of Gloeomargarita sp. SKYB120 genomic DNA includes:
- a CDS encoding NAD(P)H-hydrate dehydratase, whose product is MRACHPDCVLVTASQMRAIEETLFRNGLPVAALMEKVVIRVVQRLMSWIPKGQTIGLLAGPGHNGADTLAIGRELWLQGYAVRIYHPFAQAKELTLAHRNYAHYLGIPFVETAQELANCDVLIDGLFGFGLEKDLTPALVELIHTVNAWKKTVISIDLPSGLHTDTGQPQPIAVQATCTLCLGLWKVGLFLEAAQPYVGQLERIDLDIPQATVATALGDAPTVYRLTAPAMLQALPLPRPTVTHKYHCGHLLLVCGSRTYAGAAVLSALGARASGVGMLSVAVPQSLQWLITSHTPEALVIPCPETDAGAIAELPVELDKYDFIAVGPGLTLAAQPVVQRLWQSDKPLLADADALNLLAPWSQNRAAWTLMTPHAGEFQRLFPDLSLTNRLQAAQTAAQMAQATVVLKGAKTLIAQPDGTVAINSESTPGLARGGSGDVLTGLLGGLLAQGVKQQRDLFALVQAGVWWHAQTGVWLAQRESELSVHPQQLAQHLGTVLGNLLRDGA